Proteins encoded by one window of Anguilla rostrata isolate EN2019 chromosome 9, ASM1855537v3, whole genome shotgun sequence:
- the pdha1a gene encoding pyruvate dehydrogenase E1 subunit alpha 1a isoform X1, which translates to MQKMLTVISKVLRGTVTKNSSTRRAILQLLAAQSEYADLTSPPDTAPPQRPSLDLDSSHLGICTTVPEIVAPSPHPGVSTCQAFPVVPCAEPAVNSRPVEDFTSSKNSVLSSRHTMECLFPQDSETEGHKAELSLAGTPEHIETAEPALNTVQPSPEFFPPEPTVNTEIATPVLTSLEPPANVEQTSPTSLELAVNMDQNSLQITPLELAVSMDQNSPQITSLEPAVDKDHSILQLTSLEPTGSADPTSPELSPLEPTVNGEQSNPELISAEPVISTDQPSPELSSLQPTVNPDQPSPELTSPDPAATTSTPAGHAPLSEPGPAVCCEVPASDIAFPQRPVNTHRLTEDLPLPEPQLAGTRVVVSARTYADFTPQATFDIKKCDLHRFEEGPPTQSVLTREEGLQYYRTMQTMRRMELKADQLYKQKIIRGFCHLYDGQEACAVGIEGGINLTDHLITAYRAHGYTLTRGGTVREIMAELTGRRGGIAKGKGGSMHMYTKNFYGGNGIVGAQVPLGAGVALACKYQGNNELCVTLYGDGAANQGQIFETYNMASLWKLPCIFICENNKYGMGTSVERAAASTDYYKRGDFIPGLRVDGMDVLCVREATKFAADHCRAGKGPVVMELQTYRYHGHSMSDPGVSYRTREEIQEVRSKSDPISMLKDRMLSNNMASVEELKEIDVEVRKEIEDAAQFATTDPEPPLEDLCNHIFYNEPPMEVRGTNPWMKLKSVS; encoded by the exons TCTTCCACAAGGAGAGCTATTCTCCAGCTGCTGGCAGCCCAGTCCGAGTATGCTGACTTAACCTCGCCCCCCGACACGGCGCCGCCACAAAGACCCAGCTTAGATTTAGACTCTTCTCACCTGGGAATCTGCACCACTGTGCCTGAGATAGTCGCGCCTTCGCCTCACCCAGGAGTCAGTACCTGTCAGGCCTTCCCAGTCGTGCCTTGTGCAGAACCAGCTGTGAACAGCAGACCTGTTGAGGACTTCACAAGTTCAAAAAATTCAGTGCTCTCTTCCAGGCACACTATGGAGTGTCTGTTTCCACAAGACtctgagacagagggacacaAAGCAGAACTCAGTTTAGCTGGAACACCAGAGCACATAGAGACTGCAGAACCTGCATTAAATACAGTCCAACCCAGCCCAGAATTTTTCCCACCAGAACCTACTGTTAATACCGAAATAGCCACCCCAGTATTAACCTCACTAGAACCCCCAGCTAATGTGGAACAAACCAGCCCAACCTCATTAGAACTTGCAGTGAATATGGACCAAAACAGCCTGCAAATAACCCCATTAGAACTTGCAGTGAGTATGGACCAAAACAGCCCACAAATAACCTCATTAGAACCCGCAGTAGATAAAGACCATTCCATCCTACAATTAACCTCGCTAGAACCTACAGGAAGTGCAGATCCAACAAGCCCTGAATTATCCCCACTAGAACCCACAGTGAATGGAGAGCAATCAAACCCAGAATTAATATCAGCAGAACCCGTGATAAGTACTGACCAACCCAGCCCAGAGTTAAGctcactgcagcccacagtaAATCCAGACCAACCCAGCCCAGAGTTAACATCCCCAGATCCAGCTGCCACTACCAGCACGCCCGCTGGACACGCCCCTTTGTCTGAGCCTGGGCCTGCAGTGTGCTGCGAGGTGCCCGCCTCAGATATAGCATTCCCCCAACGCCCGGTGAATACCCACAGGCTGACTGAGGACTTACCCTTACCAGAGCCACAGCTTGCT GGAACCAGGGTAGTAGTGTCGGCGCGCACCTACGCAGACTTCACCCCACAGGCTACCTTCGATATAAAG AAATGTGATTTGCACCGCTTCGAGGAAGGCCCGCCCACGCAGTCGGTCCTAACGCGGGAGGAGGGGCTGCAGTACTACCGCACCATGCAGACCATGAGGCGCATGGAGCTGAAGGCCGACCAGCTGTACAAGCAGAAGATCATCCGCGGTTTCTGCCACCTGTATGACGGCCAG GAGGCGTGTGCTGTGGGCATCGAGGGAGGCATCAACCTCACAGACCACCTGATCACGGCGTACCGTGCTCACGGCTACACTCTCACCCGAGGGGGCACCGTGAGGGAGATCATGGCGGAGCTCACTG GAAGGAGGGGTGGCATTGCCAAGGGAAAGGGAGGCTCCATGCACATGTACACCAAGAACTTCTACGGAGGGAACGGCATTGTGGGTGCTCAG GTGCCGTTGGGAGCGGGCGTGGCACTGGCATGCAAGTACCAGGGGAATAACGAGCTGTGCGTCACACTTTACGGCGACGGAGCAGCCAACCAG GGTCAGATCTTTGAGACCTACAACATGGCTTCTCTGTGGAAGCTGCCATGCATCTTCATCTGCGAGAACAACAAGTACGGCATGGGCACCTCTGTGGAGCGTGCCGCCGCCAGCACCGACTATTACAAGCGAGGAGACTTCATTCCCGGGCTCAGG GTGGACGGAATGGATgtcctgtgtgtgagggaaGCCACCAAGTTTGCTGCAGACCACTGTAGAGCCGGGAAG GGCCCTGTTGTCATGGAACTCCAGACATACCGTTACCATGGTCACAGCATGAGTGATCCTGGAGTCAG TTACCGTACTCGTGAGGAGATCCAAGAGGTGCGCAGTAAGAGTGATCCCATCTCCATGCTGAAGGACCGTATGCTCAGCAACAACATGGCCAGCGTGGAGGAACTCAAG gAAATTGATGTAGAGGTGCGGAAGGAGATTGAGGATGCGGCACAGTTTGCCACCACCGACCCCGAGCCCCCGCTGGAGGATCTTTGCAACCACATCTTCTACAACGAGCCGCCCATGGAGGTGCGCGGCACCAACCCCTGGATGAAGCTGAAGTCTGTCAGCTGA
- the pdha1a gene encoding pyruvate dehydrogenase E1 subunit alpha 1a isoform X2 — translation MSAKCMSSSQYQGTRVVVSARTYADFTPQATFDIKKCDLHRFEEGPPTQSVLTREEGLQYYRTMQTMRRMELKADQLYKQKIIRGFCHLYDGQEACAVGIEGGINLTDHLITAYRAHGYTLTRGGTVREIMAELTGRRGGIAKGKGGSMHMYTKNFYGGNGIVGAQVPLGAGVALACKYQGNNELCVTLYGDGAANQGQIFETYNMASLWKLPCIFICENNKYGMGTSVERAAASTDYYKRGDFIPGLRVDGMDVLCVREATKFAADHCRAGKGPVVMELQTYRYHGHSMSDPGVSYRTREEIQEVRSKSDPISMLKDRMLSNNMASVEELKEIDVEVRKEIEDAAQFATTDPEPPLEDLCNHIFYNEPPMEVRGTNPWMKLKSVS, via the exons GGAACCAGGGTAGTAGTGTCGGCGCGCACCTACGCAGACTTCACCCCACAGGCTACCTTCGATATAAAG AAATGTGATTTGCACCGCTTCGAGGAAGGCCCGCCCACGCAGTCGGTCCTAACGCGGGAGGAGGGGCTGCAGTACTACCGCACCATGCAGACCATGAGGCGCATGGAGCTGAAGGCCGACCAGCTGTACAAGCAGAAGATCATCCGCGGTTTCTGCCACCTGTATGACGGCCAG GAGGCGTGTGCTGTGGGCATCGAGGGAGGCATCAACCTCACAGACCACCTGATCACGGCGTACCGTGCTCACGGCTACACTCTCACCCGAGGGGGCACCGTGAGGGAGATCATGGCGGAGCTCACTG GAAGGAGGGGTGGCATTGCCAAGGGAAAGGGAGGCTCCATGCACATGTACACCAAGAACTTCTACGGAGGGAACGGCATTGTGGGTGCTCAG GTGCCGTTGGGAGCGGGCGTGGCACTGGCATGCAAGTACCAGGGGAATAACGAGCTGTGCGTCACACTTTACGGCGACGGAGCAGCCAACCAG GGTCAGATCTTTGAGACCTACAACATGGCTTCTCTGTGGAAGCTGCCATGCATCTTCATCTGCGAGAACAACAAGTACGGCATGGGCACCTCTGTGGAGCGTGCCGCCGCCAGCACCGACTATTACAAGCGAGGAGACTTCATTCCCGGGCTCAGG GTGGACGGAATGGATgtcctgtgtgtgagggaaGCCACCAAGTTTGCTGCAGACCACTGTAGAGCCGGGAAG GGCCCTGTTGTCATGGAACTCCAGACATACCGTTACCATGGTCACAGCATGAGTGATCCTGGAGTCAG TTACCGTACTCGTGAGGAGATCCAAGAGGTGCGCAGTAAGAGTGATCCCATCTCCATGCTGAAGGACCGTATGCTCAGCAACAACATGGCCAGCGTGGAGGAACTCAAG gAAATTGATGTAGAGGTGCGGAAGGAGATTGAGGATGCGGCACAGTTTGCCACCACCGACCCCGAGCCCCCGCTGGAGGATCTTTGCAACCACATCTTCTACAACGAGCCGCCCATGGAGGTGCGCGGCACCAACCCCTGGATGAAGCTGAAGTCTGTCAGCTGA
- the pdha1a gene encoding pyruvate dehydrogenase E1 subunit alpha 1a isoform X4 — protein MQKMLTVISKVLRGTVTKNGTRVVVSARTYADFTPQATFDIKKCDLHRFEEGPPTQSVLTREEGLQYYRTMQTMRRMELKADQLYKQKIIRGFCHLYDGQEACAVGIEGGINLTDHLITAYRAHGYTLTRGGTVREIMAELTGRRGGIAKGKGGSMHMYTKNFYGGNGIVGAQVPLGAGVALACKYQGNNELCVTLYGDGAANQGQIFETYNMASLWKLPCIFICENNKYGMGTSVERAAASTDYYKRGDFIPGLRVDGMDVLCVREATKFAADHCRAGKGPVVMELQTYRYHGHSMSDPGVSYRTREEIQEVRSKSDPISMLKDRMLSNNMASVEELKEIDVEVRKEIEDAAQFATTDPEPPLEDLCNHIFYNEPPMEVRGTNPWMKLKSVS, from the exons GGAACCAGGGTAGTAGTGTCGGCGCGCACCTACGCAGACTTCACCCCACAGGCTACCTTCGATATAAAG AAATGTGATTTGCACCGCTTCGAGGAAGGCCCGCCCACGCAGTCGGTCCTAACGCGGGAGGAGGGGCTGCAGTACTACCGCACCATGCAGACCATGAGGCGCATGGAGCTGAAGGCCGACCAGCTGTACAAGCAGAAGATCATCCGCGGTTTCTGCCACCTGTATGACGGCCAG GAGGCGTGTGCTGTGGGCATCGAGGGAGGCATCAACCTCACAGACCACCTGATCACGGCGTACCGTGCTCACGGCTACACTCTCACCCGAGGGGGCACCGTGAGGGAGATCATGGCGGAGCTCACTG GAAGGAGGGGTGGCATTGCCAAGGGAAAGGGAGGCTCCATGCACATGTACACCAAGAACTTCTACGGAGGGAACGGCATTGTGGGTGCTCAG GTGCCGTTGGGAGCGGGCGTGGCACTGGCATGCAAGTACCAGGGGAATAACGAGCTGTGCGTCACACTTTACGGCGACGGAGCAGCCAACCAG GGTCAGATCTTTGAGACCTACAACATGGCTTCTCTGTGGAAGCTGCCATGCATCTTCATCTGCGAGAACAACAAGTACGGCATGGGCACCTCTGTGGAGCGTGCCGCCGCCAGCACCGACTATTACAAGCGAGGAGACTTCATTCCCGGGCTCAGG GTGGACGGAATGGATgtcctgtgtgtgagggaaGCCACCAAGTTTGCTGCAGACCACTGTAGAGCCGGGAAG GGCCCTGTTGTCATGGAACTCCAGACATACCGTTACCATGGTCACAGCATGAGTGATCCTGGAGTCAG TTACCGTACTCGTGAGGAGATCCAAGAGGTGCGCAGTAAGAGTGATCCCATCTCCATGCTGAAGGACCGTATGCTCAGCAACAACATGGCCAGCGTGGAGGAACTCAAG gAAATTGATGTAGAGGTGCGGAAGGAGATTGAGGATGCGGCACAGTTTGCCACCACCGACCCCGAGCCCCCGCTGGAGGATCTTTGCAACCACATCTTCTACAACGAGCCGCCCATGGAGGTGCGCGGCACCAACCCCTGGATGAAGCTGAAGTCTGTCAGCTGA
- the pdha1a gene encoding pyruvate dehydrogenase E1 subunit alpha 1a isoform X3 yields MQKMLTVISKVLRGTVTKNGAQAVSEGTRVVVSARTYADFTPQATFDIKKCDLHRFEEGPPTQSVLTREEGLQYYRTMQTMRRMELKADQLYKQKIIRGFCHLYDGQEACAVGIEGGINLTDHLITAYRAHGYTLTRGGTVREIMAELTGRRGGIAKGKGGSMHMYTKNFYGGNGIVGAQVPLGAGVALACKYQGNNELCVTLYGDGAANQGQIFETYNMASLWKLPCIFICENNKYGMGTSVERAAASTDYYKRGDFIPGLRVDGMDVLCVREATKFAADHCRAGKGPVVMELQTYRYHGHSMSDPGVSYRTREEIQEVRSKSDPISMLKDRMLSNNMASVEELKEIDVEVRKEIEDAAQFATTDPEPPLEDLCNHIFYNEPPMEVRGTNPWMKLKSVS; encoded by the exons GGAACCAGGGTAGTAGTGTCGGCGCGCACCTACGCAGACTTCACCCCACAGGCTACCTTCGATATAAAG AAATGTGATTTGCACCGCTTCGAGGAAGGCCCGCCCACGCAGTCGGTCCTAACGCGGGAGGAGGGGCTGCAGTACTACCGCACCATGCAGACCATGAGGCGCATGGAGCTGAAGGCCGACCAGCTGTACAAGCAGAAGATCATCCGCGGTTTCTGCCACCTGTATGACGGCCAG GAGGCGTGTGCTGTGGGCATCGAGGGAGGCATCAACCTCACAGACCACCTGATCACGGCGTACCGTGCTCACGGCTACACTCTCACCCGAGGGGGCACCGTGAGGGAGATCATGGCGGAGCTCACTG GAAGGAGGGGTGGCATTGCCAAGGGAAAGGGAGGCTCCATGCACATGTACACCAAGAACTTCTACGGAGGGAACGGCATTGTGGGTGCTCAG GTGCCGTTGGGAGCGGGCGTGGCACTGGCATGCAAGTACCAGGGGAATAACGAGCTGTGCGTCACACTTTACGGCGACGGAGCAGCCAACCAG GGTCAGATCTTTGAGACCTACAACATGGCTTCTCTGTGGAAGCTGCCATGCATCTTCATCTGCGAGAACAACAAGTACGGCATGGGCACCTCTGTGGAGCGTGCCGCCGCCAGCACCGACTATTACAAGCGAGGAGACTTCATTCCCGGGCTCAGG GTGGACGGAATGGATgtcctgtgtgtgagggaaGCCACCAAGTTTGCTGCAGACCACTGTAGAGCCGGGAAG GGCCCTGTTGTCATGGAACTCCAGACATACCGTTACCATGGTCACAGCATGAGTGATCCTGGAGTCAG TTACCGTACTCGTGAGGAGATCCAAGAGGTGCGCAGTAAGAGTGATCCCATCTCCATGCTGAAGGACCGTATGCTCAGCAACAACATGGCCAGCGTGGAGGAACTCAAG gAAATTGATGTAGAGGTGCGGAAGGAGATTGAGGATGCGGCACAGTTTGCCACCACCGACCCCGAGCCCCCGCTGGAGGATCTTTGCAACCACATCTTCTACAACGAGCCGCCCATGGAGGTGCGCGGCACCAACCCCTGGATGAAGCTGAAGTCTGTCAGCTGA